ataaatgttaaaattatataacattCTATTTTGGCatgtttgataaattataaGCATACATATTTAATagggaaaaagttaaaaatgttACCTAAAGTATGACGAGATATTCAAAAAGGGACCTACACATAGATTGTTGATAAATTGGGGCATAAACTTTAGGTAAAAGAAGAGTCCAAGCTGGAAAGAGTCTTAAAACATGCAGCAATGGATGACAAAAAGACAGTTATCATAACTACCCTAAATGGGGCTTGGGCAGCTCCGAACGCAGTGTTTGACGTGTTTCTAGAGAGCTTTCGAATAGGGAACCAAACCGAAAAACTTGTGGATCATTTGGTGGTGGTGGCTTTGGATCAAAAGGCCTATTTACGATGTTTGGCTCTTCATCCTCATTGTTACGATCTCACATCAGCTAACAAAACCGATCTATCTAATGATGCCTACTTCATGACTCCAAACTACTTGGACATGATGTGGAGGAGAATTGAGTTCCTACATAATGTCCTAGAGTTGGGATACAACTTTGTTTTTACGGTACTACTATACTTCATCTCTTTTTACAATTAATTGACTCTAAAATTCTATAGCTAGAATAATTATAAGGTCACAAACAAATTCTATAACAATGTATTCTTGAAAAATCAAAGTCTAAACTCATCTCATCATGTAATATATAGGATGTGGATATAGTGTGGTTTCGCAATCCATTTCCAAGGTTCTACCCGGATGCCGAATTCCAGATAGCGTGCGATTATTATGGAGGGAATCCCTTAGATATGGATAATTGGCCCAACGGAGGTTTCAACTACGTTAAGTCGAGTAACAGCACGGTTGAGTTCTACAAGTTTTGGTATGAATCAAGAATAACATACCCCGGTTTGCATGATCAAGACGTGTTCAATCAAATAAAGCGCGATCCGAAGCTGACGGAGATAGGTTTGACATTCAAGTTCTTGGATACTAATTTCTTTGGCGGGTTTTGTCAACCTAGTAGAGACTTCAATTCTGTTTGCACAATGCATGCAAATTGTTGCCTTGGATTGGATAGTAAAGTTAATGACCTAAAGGTTTTGCTTGAGGACtggaaaaaatatatgatattgcCATCAGAAGCAAGGGCTTGGAGCATTCCTCAGAAATGCAGGTATATcaagtttgttaaaaaaaaaatttagaattaatgtaaaattaatcatatattgttaccattttatatattcataatggttttattttattttttccatacAGTCCAGTGTATCATCCTCCAGTTACACCAGATGAGCATGTCCATGAAGGAGAAGGAGATAAAAATTGAATGTTACTTTAATTTTACcttcacaaatattttaataacaattgcATATTCAATTGCTATGTTTCCTTACCACTTACTTTTTGTTTTAACAAATAAACGTTATTTCTTAAAGTATGCTATGAATAGTTAATATACAAAAGGCATTGTTTTACTAGACCAAATTATGAGTAAATAAGATTTGTTTTATTCGactaatattaaattcaaattttggaaTTTAAACTTCTATTAATTAATACGGATTTTCTATAGTTTGAACAGttcatatttaaaaacatttctataattttattttataaaattgatttaataatagtatttgttataattaattaatttattttagttataattaattaaaatatggaaGTGActtaaatatatacaatttgtATATctaagaatatatttttgttttaattaaatgattttcattttataGTTCAAATCAAATAACATCATTATTCAAAGACTCTGAATAAATATTATAGGCCAATTAGTTATTGGGACTCgaactttgaatatttttactaTAGACTCGTACTTTGATTTAAGCTACATGAGGCTCGAACTATCAAAGTTTTTGCTCATTTGAGACTTTTTACTAAACGGACGTTATGCCCGTTAATTTAATATTACatgacattttttataaaaaaaaatatatgatagtTGTCACTCGCGTGCAcacacaaaaagaaaaaaatacccTTCTTATTAGTCTTCTCTCTTATCTATTTTCATGGGTTCTTAatttctttcttcatttttttcggTAAATAATCTGTTCAATTAGTGATCTATGTGAATCTTCCATGAAATATCACGACTAACCATTCTGACAACGAAGGTTAGTATTCTCCACacgtctccctctcttgatttagggtttgatttaGGAATATTGAAGATGTATTTTAGGGTTTACAGCGATCGATACGTATTTTAGGGTTTACAGATTGTTtgagtaaaaattatttttcccTTTTCAGCTCGGATGAGATTTTATTCTTAACTGTGCTTTAAGAGAGGAAGTCTTTTATGTGggttaattagatgttcgcagcggaataatttatagatctaatctaaatatctaatcatatgatcatgcataattaatagaatcatgatatatagtttatagaaatatacctttgatgcgtgaaccggatcagatctggtagtaatgaatagtCGAGAGCctcacgtgttgctcctctacttggtccacacgagcccgactagatctctttactttcgactgttatgacgaaaaagacaaaggggaagcaatccaattgctagattaaaagatgatttcttcctcttggagttctcaccgtaatatagcaaaagCCGTTTTAAAAGAGGAATAATTCTATCTCTATTCACTTCCGTTTTCTTACAAATAAGtgaatcattttatattaaataaaattccataattaaccattaattatatattattttatttcacaaataaataatatttcttattattaataatatctaatatgttttaattataaattattttatttcacaa
This is a stretch of genomic DNA from Impatiens glandulifera chromosome 4, dImpGla2.1, whole genome shotgun sequence. It encodes these proteins:
- the LOC124935076 gene encoding uncharacterized protein At4g15970-like; this translates as MESDLERNTKSGIDHRRYGRLPPLRVALLFGATVVACLLFYHSSDPIKTLLNFSVSTSTSSSTATPTVNVVSPLPPPPPVKEESKLERVLKHAAMDDKKTVIITTLNGAWAAPNAVFDVFLESFRIGNQTEKLVDHLVVVALDQKAYLRCLALHPHCYDLTSANKTDLSNDAYFMTPNYLDMMWRRIEFLHNVLELGYNFVFTDVDIVWFRNPFPRFYPDAEFQIACDYYGGNPLDMDNWPNGGFNYVKSSNSTVEFYKFWYESRITYPGLHDQDVFNQIKRDPKLTEIGLTFKFLDTNFFGGFCQPSRDFNSVCTMHANCCLGLDSKVNDLKVLLEDWKKYMILPSEARAWSIPQKCRYINPVYHPPVTPDEHVHEGEGDKN